One Lucilia cuprina isolate Lc7/37 chromosome 4, ASM2204524v1, whole genome shotgun sequence DNA segment encodes these proteins:
- the LOC111681606 gene encoding pheromone-binding protein-related protein 6-like has protein sequence MKKEILIEVVATIVVGLLLMPILIFAQKPRRDENYPPPDFLKQFIIIHDVCVEKTGVTEAAIKEFSDGEIHEDPALKCYMNCLFHEVNVVDDNGEVHYEKMKRLIPDDLNKFIQHIIDACESHVPKGATQCERAWSWHVCFKETDPVHYFLV, from the exons atgaaaaaagaaattttaattgaagtCGTTGCAACTATAGTTGTTGGCCTGTTATTGATGCCAATattaatttttgcacaaaaaccACGACGCGATGAAAAT tATCCACCCCCAGATTTTCTTAAGCAATTCATTATTATACATGATGTTTGTGTGGAAAAAACAGGAGTAACAGAAG CTGCTATTAAGGAATTTAGTGATGGTGAAATACATGAAGATCCTGCCTTGAAATGTTATATGAATTGTCTTTTCCATGAAGTTAATGTTGTCGACGACAATGGTGAAGTGCACTATGAAAAAATGAAACGTTTAATACCCGacgatttaaataaatttattcaacaTATAATAGATGCCTGTGAATCACATGTACCCAAGGGCGCTACTCAATGTGAAAGAGCCTGGTCTTGGCATGTCTGTTTTAAAGAAACTGATCCGGTG CATTATTTCTTGGTTTGA